The window ctttgtgacATCCACCCCCTTGGCTTTAGGTCCTGTTTGTGAGGAGATTACGGTTCTGGCTGGCTGCAAAGAGCTGGAAGCCGGAGAAGAGTGCGAGGAGGCACGTAAGCTTAGATCCACAGTCAGACCTCGGGAGAAAAACCTGGCTTCCACTCTCCATCCCACAAACTTTTCCATAATTTGAAACCATTGCTCAGTCTCTCAACTCTGCCATCGTTCCAAACCAGAGAAATCAGCACCGTTACCACTCTGTGAAAAACAGGCAAGAATATACCTcaagagagaggtagagaggggTATTATTGTCATCAACTGAAAACCTGGGAAATGCAGGTTTGGGTACTTacctgttaaaatataatttcaCAGATTTATGAgtcctctgctgcacacatttggtctgacaaaacacatttcaaacacagtgAGAAAGTGGCAGCGACCTCAGCTTCCAGCACAACCTGTAGTGCAGGTGGCGCCATGGCCAAGTTTTGCAGTAGGGGTCCTGTCAACCCGGTCTCATTCCCTGACCATcaaatacagatgcacaaggtgTCCTTTAGCATCTTTATGAGACACCTGCCAGCAAACCTTTCCAACATGTAgttgtgaaacagtcacagtttggttaggtttagacacCAAAACTATTTGGTTAGGTtgagggttaaaataagtagGCCTACGCTTACGTACATCATGCAGGTTAAGTATGTTATGTGTGTGAAGTCCTGTGCTTTGCCCATCCTGATccacctccagcctcctctACACATGGACTTTTTCGCCCTTTAAGCTACATCACTTTGTTCCAAGTATCTAATATTGCCAtggatgggtttacattggagttagctgaaagccTGATACGTCTCATACAGATGCCTGAGGTTATCTTGTTcgtctgtatgagatgctgGCATGAAAAAATGTGATGACCTGGGAACGACAAACGTCTGATCTTGCAGACATGGAGATTAAAAAGGCAAGAAGAGATCATCTCCAGCCACACTGGGTTATTAAGGGAGGGGTTCATAAAGGGAAACTGGTCCAGTCCTGGCCTCTGGGAATGATAATAAGAGTGGGTCTCAATTGAATTTGCTAAGCTAGTGTTGCAATGTCTGTCAAAGTTCATGTTCTTGCACCACATATGCAGTTTACCACGACAATGTGGGCAGATTTGCCAACCAAAATCTTTGTGACTTTTTTAAACAATGGGTCCTCATTCTTAGCCAGTGAGTATTTGTCAGCTGAAAGGACAACTGTCACCAACATGTTTTATCAGCTGCAGGCAGTTAGCTAATCAAGCTAATGTTTCATGAGTTGGCTGAAAACTGGCTGacttttttcttaaatgtgCACTTGATGGTCACATACGATATTGTGTTAAAAGACGAGCCAAAGCTGCAGTTAAGGATCAATGTAGGAGACATGGAAGTAAAGAAACATTGTTCTAACGCTGCAGTTAGAGCTAGTTAGTCCTCGTGTTTTAAGTATGATAACACTGTTTAGCTACTTAACTGAGTGGGATAGGTACTACTACAATGAGATATTCTTTGTATTTCCAGTGAAGGATGTGGACcaatcaaatgtttgacttgATCTTGCATTTCTGGAGTGTAAACTACTACATATCAACCAAAATAACGTGTGCAGCTAACTGtagaacagacaaacacactgtttgatGAACACTTTTGCTCTTGCATGTTTGGTTATGGAGGAGGTAAAAAAGGAAGCCACCATTTAAACTCTTAAAATGCGAACCTTTATAGGCCTGCTGTGCCAAATTATGATTGCTAAGCTATAACTGTACAATTGCTGTTCAGGTGAGGTGTTCAGTGGCCAGTTGGGGCATTGTGACCTATTGATGCTCCTGGACTTAAGAGGTCAAACACTCAGACATGATGGCCCTTGGCTGATGATGGTCCAAAGTCACTGTCTCAGGTGCAACAAGCAAAGCTCACCATCCTCGACATGACCCTGTCTGAAAGTAGCAGCTGTTCTTAGCCAGTTTGTGTTAGCTGTGAAGTTAGTTTAGTGCAGTGCAGCAAAAAGTGTAGCCAAATACTTTAGTCCACTTAAGTGAATTAAATTAAAGCAACATATGAATCACACACAGGAATGTGGAAATGTAAAGTAATCAAACCAGTCTTTATTGCATGAAATTGTTCACAGGTGCATGCAGATGGTGTCAGATACAGATTTATTAAACCCGAGCTgaggtgaaaaacagaaaatcacatcCTGCTGTTACATGCTCGTTCATTCTGTGACCATGAAGTCTTATATATGAATGTGAATTAGTGTAATAATTAACAAACATTTACTGATGGATGGGGAATGTTAAGGACAGTCACAAGTTTAAGTCAACATTGCCTTCCCAGCATGCGTTTCCCTTCTATGGGCTGCagaagaggctgaagaggaTAACGTTCTCAGCagaccttcatcattctttccAGCCCAGATACTGAAAGGCTTTATTCGTTTATATAATTCGTTTAATAATTCATAAGTCATTTATATTAAAAGGCTCTGGGTTCACTGTAGCTTGAAATACAATTACCTGATCTAGATTCGAGTTAAAGTGagcattttcaatattttaggTTTTGAATTGAATCAATCAATTGCTAGAGAATTTCAAATTTGACTGTAAAGCTATAAAAAAGCCACAAAAAGCCTCCTCTGTAATATACTAGCTTTTAGCCCCTGTAATTCTGTCTCAGTGTGGTACGAGACATATCTTGTGTGGTGTCATATCGGTGTCGACTCTGTTAAAAGAGGCGAATATGTCATCAGTGTTTACATTACATGTAACAGTGGAACAGAAGCTTTGTCAACGCTCCCGTCTCAACACCATGAAACAGAATGCCTGACCTTTGCATGTTCAATCAAACGTGGTCAACATTGCTCCCTCTGGTCTTGTATTTGCACAGGCCATGTTCCTCTGTGAGACAGGAATGTGTTCTGTTTGATAAGACCTTCACAGTGACCGGAACATATTCAGACGATTTCAAGGCAGCGGACGGtatgaaataataaatgttCGTAGACGCAGTGGGTGTCCGATCAGGTAAACATCACAGCTAGAATCATTTTTCCTTGTGTTGACATATGAACATCTGGAATAATACAGTTTGAAATCtcaaattatttttctgtcgTCATGGCTTTTCCAAAACTTTCAGGCTGTCAGTTCTCGGCTTCAAACCGAAGCTTGAGGTCTCTTCTTAATGTTTtccagaaacaaagacagaacgAAGAGGAAGACGGTATGCACTTAATAcgtctgtgtgtacgtgtttgcATCATTAGCATCGTTACCTGTATCCTCAATGGATGTTTCTCAGCACACCCTGTCAGTCTGTATTGTCTCAGTGTTCAAGTGcctgaaaaaaaaggaaactacAGACCTTCCTCTGTGGCTTCATTACAAAGTCAAGCAGGACAGACTCTGAAAAAGGAGCCAGAGTCAGACGTACAATCCTTACATGGTGCATTATGTGTCATTACCAACCTGTCATCATGCTGCTCTTTTAGTGAGCTCCATGACAACTGCTGTTGATAAGTGCCTCACCATTAGATGATTTTTTACACGGGCTTAACAGGGTTATGAAACCTGTTGATTAAGCAACTTGAGTTATATCATCAATCAAAAGAGCTGATTTGGACATCTTCCCCGTGCACACGCATCTCTTATTGAACAGACACAAGTAGGAGAGTTTTTCTTGACATTGCAGAAATAAGCATTAAAAATAGAGCTGTCATGAGTTTGACCCTAAAGACAACTATCCTCACTCAGATGCTGACATCGATAtagacaattaaaaaaacatgggACGTGGAAAAATATCAGGTGTCCTTTCGAGTTGAAAATGATGGATTGTGCATCACCGTGaaaggaaacactggaaaaataaTACTTGGaacaatttaaaacaatagGAAGCCGCAAAcccacaaactgctgctcacaGCGCAGCTTTTCTCAGAACTCTCAGTAAAGTGTCTTCAGATGAACGTTGTTTCAGACGCCCCCTGGTTTAAAAGGCAGCTGGTTGACCTCATGAAAGCTCATAATTGGGAGCTTTTGTTCATGCTACGATACACTGATTATTCCTGTTCAAGAGCAAGGAGACCTGAGAGGCAGCGTAATGGCGCTCAGACTGTCAGAAAGGAAATCTGTACTGACAGCCTGAGCGTCATCACGCTGCCTCTCAGCTCTCATCAACGAGGCCCACAAGCAGACAAGGAGCGATTGTTTTAATCTATCAATTTAATTAAATCTGGTACAGCATGTTTCCTTAGTGCACGTTTCAGACATGGATTTAAAACATCCTCTCGGGGATAAAAAGAAGTCACCTTGACTCTTAACTTGACGacaggaaatgtgaaaatgatgccTCCCACCACAAACTTGAAAACACTTTGCAcaatctgaaaataaactgtTTCGGCAGTGGTCCGGGGCAGATAAGCTCAAATTCATATCTGGCTGCACTATTTTTCGGTGTTTGCACccagagggcagaggaggcCTTGTGTAAGTAGCTTTATCAGTTAATATCAGCTTAAAAACCAGTTTCTGTTCATGGAAgttcactaaacctgctttcCACAACCCCAGATTTATAACATAGTACAGTTCACAGGTAAAGAGCCACAATGGTCAACTGCTTTGACACTGTAAGTTAACACAACCAGGTAATTCaagtcatctgtgtgtgtaattctgtaggtgatgcagaaaaaaaagctgcaaagtCCATGTCAACCTTCCTCTCAGGCGGGAACCACTTCACCAAAATGCTGCCTCAGCTGTTCGAGGAATAGGAAGGTGAAGACTGTGTGAGGGATGAGACGGATGGCTGCAGGAACAAGACCCTGGACACAAATCATATCATTATTTCAGCAAAGTCGAAAGATGTTTTAAACACAGGAACATTTACGCGATGAAAATGTAAAGAGTCATAATTTTGGCTGGGTAAAAACATCACGTCTGGAAGGTGACATCCACCTTGTAAAATGCCTTCGGGCCcagttttgctgtttctgttagacagtgaaacacaccctggaacaaaaagacaaaaacaccaaGACACGTCAAGCTGTGTGATTCTCCACAgttcatgaataaaacatacatGTCAGAGTGATGAGAGGGAGACCAGGAGAGACGCCCCGGGTAACTCCAACCCCGCTGTCCAGCAACATCTAAATCATTGTATCGTACAAAAAACTCACCCCATATTCCAGTTTTGAATTCATTAGTCTTGTTTTAACAACGTCAAGCGGTTGGCACAGGACTGTGGCACACCCCCCCTGtgcagaaaaggagaaaagatgtcttattttagaaaatgtggcgatatcacacacacacacactgtgacagaggCGAGTCactcactgcaaacacactggcCACGAAGTGTGTGAGGATGCTGTCAGTCAGGTAACCAGTGGCCAGAACCAGCTGCTTGGACTGGTCGTAACAGGACAGCTGCAGGAGCAAAGTGCACACACGCTGCGAAATAGCACAGTAGCATTTTTGTGGTGTAATAGCTGCATGAAGCAGAGGTCTTTACCTGTCCGATAGAGACCAGTGCACCTCTAGTAGACGCCACTGTAGCACCAGAAAACAGTTTCTTCACTCCCTCTACCAATTAAACAGCAGGATGGGGAACACATGAAGGACAAATATGTAATAGTAAAGTAAGTAAAAATGTGATGTGAGATATGAAGAAATGTCTACACACAGGCTACAAAACATTTGTTAtgcttaattttattttaacacTTTTCACCTGTTGGACACCTTTTTCGAGTCgtttgtcagtgtgtggcaTATGAAGGAAACAAACTGGAGCTAATGTAAAGTAAGAAAATGCTTATGGATCTTACCCTCCCTCCAGACTCGTAAAAGTCCGTCCAGAGCATGAGCATAACtggaagaggggaaaaaaatctcacaatGTGGTGATTTGCATATGACCACAGACAGTTTTCTCTACATCAAAAGGTCTGTCCAGGACGTACTTCCATTTCCAGTTTTTACTTACTTTCTCCTGAGCTCCACCGGCAACTTGACATCATTCTGCATTCTGCACCGACAAGAGATTAAAGCATTTCAAAGCCACGTAATTGTCAGGATGAGTAACCTTCTCAGTGATTATCTTGCTATTGAATAGAGTCATAATAGGCTTGTCAAACTTTAAAGGTGAGCATAAAAGCTCCTTCGGCTGCTTGCGTCAAATCATTGACCCCGTCCTGATTTTCACATTGCAGTGCTGCTTGGCACATATGAAAATAACATATGAAAATTTAAAGTAAAGGGAGTTAAATTTGTAGTAGGATTACAGCAGTCTTGatggtttatttatgtttgtctttATAGTAGATTTGAGCTCTCCATCACAAACTATCGTGCATCAGCAGTACAATAGCAGCACTGCATTGTACGAGGAAAGCCAAAGTGCAGGTCGTGTCTTCTTCCTGGTGAAGAAACGAAACCCACCTGACATTCACCAGGTCGGCTGGGGTCCCGATGAAACCACCTACAAACCCTGTtggagaaaacacattaaataataAGATAGGGACTAATATGGCGAACACTGTGTCACAATGCATACCTCCAAAGGCGCCCAGTAGGACTTTCTGGTAGAAAGGCATCAGAcctttgttctctctgttcaGCTTGTCCCTGACAGTCTCATATATGGCAAACCGTGACAAAGAATATGTCATCTGTAGGGAAAGAAAGAAGCCCATTCATATGTGTGCAGCATGGACATGAACAGTGAATGACTtgacatgtgtgtgtattttcaccTGCCGACAGATAGACGCACTGAGGCCGCTGTAGAGAGCCAGAAAACCTTCTCTCCTCACCACATTAACAGCCATCCCGGTCATCCTCAGCCTCACCTCCTGCTGCGTCTGTAAGTGCACCTGGAAATGACCACATGGAAGCAGCAAAGAGGGTCGGTCACACATCAAGCAAGCGCGACAGCTACCTGCGCACGTGTAAGGTGACGGCTGTCAGTCGCCAGAACgaatgtctgctgctgtcttaaGCAGTGACATCAAGCAAACAAGATTTGTACTTAACTTGTTGATATTTAGACTGAACATCACCACAAACATCTAGCCAGGAagctgaatgaaagaaaatcaattcaATAGCTGGATAACAGCTGTAGGAAATACAAAATTGAACCGTGAGACCCGTGTGGCATCATCTCATGCACTTTAAAACGTCCAAACAAGCCTATTGATTGTCATGATCAAGGTAATTTAGGAAATTAGGTAAATCAAATCATCGCCATAAAACAGCACGCTATTCAGAAAGTCAGTGTCAACAGGAAAAGAAGGTAATGAACCTTCAAAGAAAGTAATTTTATTAACATTTCCACAGTGCACTTGCGAAAAACACTCCAGACAGATCAATGAGGCCTAACTGGATCATTTTCTTGActtctgaaaggaaaataaatgtgatgattAAATCAAAGATCAATTAGCTTTGTGTTTTACCTTAATTAAATCCAGTGGGTGTGTTAAACAGGCGGCTGCGCTGGAGGAGATTCCACCGAAATACCAACGAGAGACGCGAGTGTCCTGCATGTCGTTCGTCAAACACACTCCAAAGGAAGAGGGCAAAGTGTCGGCTTCTCAAAGGCTCCTGGGACAACTTTTTCCAAGTTTGCTCTCttcatccttttctctcactgccGTAATGGTTGAACGCCGTTCCTGTTAAACGCACAAACTCAGCCCAAGTGTCCTTTGTGTAAATCTGCATCTTTGTTTCTCAGAAAGAGCTGGACAGTCTGGATTAACATATGGCAGAACTTGTCCGGTGGAGTAAGTGCAGAGCCTTCCAACTTACTCCATCTTTCTGTGCCAAGAGAGGGGTGCAGCTGGTTTGTGGGAGGAAGTGTACGTGACTAATGTAAAAATAGTAAGCCAGCTTGACTTGCTGCTGTAGTTTTGTGAATGCGCCGTGGCAGCATCCCAAGAATCAACGAACACAGATCAAAGGTCAGAAAGTTCAAAGACATGTTGGTTAAGGATAGACGCTGCTTCCTATTATACCATTCAGGGTCACACAAATTGTCAGCAAGTCAAAAACATACTGCTTGTCTTCACACTTACTCACTTAAGAACACTCAATAACAGCTTGTGCTGTTACTAAATTATGTTTTCTGCAAGTTTCTAAAGCCCAAGTGTCTGTTTTGGTTCTTAAGCATGACATGATTTTAAATGAGCGGTGCAGCAGTGGTATGAATGGCCGGCCTGGCAGTGCACAGTGTGCGCTGACTCAGAGGGAGGGGGGCTCATGACATATGACAGAAACAGTAACTGGATACCCACTCCAAGTCCGAGCAGAGGCAAGACGTGAGCAACAACCGTGCCGCTGCAGATCTGACACATGCAGATACGTGGAGTGATTGTCCTCTGAATGAGGTTTCTGCTCCGCGCCTGGCTGCTCGCACAGTAAAATAGGACAATACATCAGTGCCACTGCACACAAATGTATACAAACTGTTCTATCCGCACGACCACTGGTGGAATATAACtgagcacatttactcaagtaatgtGCTTAAGTACGAATTCGTCTGTCTACTTCTACACTTCAGggagaaatattgtacttttgaCTCCATTacaatcatttcacatttttgcatgaaaagcATATGAAGAGTTTATTGTAAATTAAACTAGGcaaaagtatataaacatacaGATCCAAACGATTAGTCGATTAGTCAGTTATTcgtattatttttgataatcaTTTGATGATTATTCTTGCAAAAACTTGTCATGATTCCACACAACTCcacaaatgctgcttttcctttaattgttttcatttattcttaTTAATTTTGAGCTCAACACTGTGAAGGTGTCACTCTGGGCTCAGGGTAATTGTTCTGAATGTTCACAAATCAAAAAATCATTAGCTGTAGTTCTGCAGAAAACAgctcaaaatgagctccacctcaaacaACTTCAGCAGGAATGATGATCTTATGATGTGTAACTGTCGACTTCTATTTGTAATGGAGTACTTTCCCAGTGAGGTATTAGTagttttatttaagtaaatgatctgaatacttctacCAACTCTGCATATAAGACGGTCACATTATGTCTAATGTTGCGTCATTTGATATTCTGCATTTCTGGATATGGCTGCTGTGAAATGCCAAACAGCCCTCTTGGACGTTCCTCTAAATCGCCCGCACACATTGCATCAAGCTTTCCGCACAGTTTGATCTTTGTCTCTCACTTAAACTTGGAATTAACGTTGATTTCATGTGCTGCCTTCCTGCTGCGAACACTTCAAAGCAGCCTGAGATCGTCACCACTAACGCAGCAGGGTTTCCTCTTCAGCACGTTGTTCGGAAACAATTTTCTGTCCTGCTCCCGCTGATTTCTGCAGAGTTTGCTCACTCGGGGATGTTGTGCGatgagctgtttgtgttgagGTGCATGATCTTCACAAACTCTGGCAGCCACTTGTGTGCCGTGCTTCCTCCTCATGTTACATCTCCACACATCGTCTTCATCGGCctctgttctttctctcctctgcttcagtATGTTGTGGCCTTATAacaacaggcttttttttttttttttttttgacatttagaCATGTCACAGATATAAATAATAAagtgaatgatggctgaattccatttagctgcttcagtttcagggtcctggacactgtcatggcttactgggacacatGAATAGAAGgcagccattgttaatgttattagtaacacctgtgcttgtGCCTGCGATGACAAGTCAACATGTCTGGCGTGAAAAAGGCCTTGACGATTTCAAATTACATCACAGTTGACTGAagtaatgtggaaaaacaaacccttttttttttttttttttctttttaaccaaaTCCTGAGGCGTAAATCTTTCACACCTCCTTGTCTTCACCTGGCTCTGCTCCTCTGATGATTGATGTCCACACTCCCCCTGGTGTTCATGAATTTTACAAGGTGCGTCCCTCCTCAGCCCCCTTAAGTACATACAGTTAAAAATCTGTGGAAAAatggcaaataaataaataaataagttttcacttttttctttttttttagattttttttttcaagcctttccatttttatatttaatttgaACATTTCCATTTATGCTCTtccacatttttacatttccatttCTGCCGATTCACATTTTGCATTTAACCTTTCAATCTgaacattttccatctgtgttGTCCATTTTGCATGTGAGGACTTTTTACTTTCTTTCCTTGTTCGGGTCATCTGCTCATATGCTTCCATTataaaaatgtactttattATTCCTTTTCTATGTAATATTCATGTTGCTTATTGTCCATGAGAGTAAATGTATGCTCTCTCTAATATTTCCTCCATTAATGCTTTTTTGTGAGGGCAAATTATACTCTATGTCGGATTCATTTTTTTGAAAAGCCACTTCAGCAGGCTCTTCAGTTTTCCAGTGTATCTGAAAAAGGAAAGTAATTCAGCATCAGTCTGACACGTCTCCTGGTTTCAGCTGTCACGGTGCCTTGAGGGAGTTCACTGATGTGAGCACCACATATCCACGCTTGGTTTCTATTCAGCCTGAGAGACGTGCTGCACaacacctcctcctcactcctctccttcTACCCAGCTATCGGTCTTTGAGTCTTTGAGTGGTCCTCTAACATGATTTCCAGGCACAGAACCTCTAACAAGAAATGTACATGTTTGTTGCTCTGATGCAATCAAAGCACAATAAACAAATCTCAAAAAGACAACACTAAAAAGTGCCAAAAATAAGCTGATCCCATCATATTTAATGAATGGAGGTGGGTGGGAGAATCGATGTGTATTTTGAACCCATGTAAAACTCATGTGGTCAACAGGTTTAACCAAAATGTAACTCCTATGGTGTCAATGTGGACATGTCAAGGCCATCATTATTAggccacttaaaaaaaaaaacaggaaatactaCCTCCTTCTGATAAAGTAGTTCCACAGCAAAAGCAAAGACTAAAGCAATGCAGGGCTTTATTAACATCTATGCTAATAAACACACCTCAGGCCACAGACTCCTCTTTGATCTCctcaaacaccaaacaaaagaTACGAATCACTGCAATGACTTAATCTGATGGAGGCACACG of the Chaetodon auriga isolate fChaAug3 chromosome 16, fChaAug3.hap1, whole genome shotgun sequence genome contains:
- the slc25a10a gene encoding mitochondrial dicarboxylate carrier isoform X2; translated protein: MQDTRVSRWYFGGISSSAAACLTHPLDLIKTQQEVRLRMTGMAVNVVRREGFLALYSGLSASICRQMTYSLSRFAIYETVRDKLNRENKGLMPFYQKVLLGAFGGFVGGFIGTPADLVNVRMQNDVKLPVELRRNYAHALDGLLRVWREEGVKKLFSGATVASTRGALVSIGQLSCYDQSKQLVLATGYLTDSILTHFVASVFAGGCATVLCQPLDVVKTRLMNSKLEYGGVFHCLTETAKLGPKAFYKGLVPAAIRLIPHTVFTFLFLEQLRQHFGEVVPA
- the slc25a10a gene encoding mitochondrial dicarboxylate carrier isoform X1, producing MQDTRVSRWYFGGISSSAAACLTHPLDLIKVHLQTQQEVRLRMTGMAVNVVRREGFLALYSGLSASICRQMTYSLSRFAIYETVRDKLNRENKGLMPFYQKVLLGAFGGFVGGFIGTPADLVNVRMQNDVKLPVELRRNYAHALDGLLRVWREEGVKKLFSGATVASTRGALVSIGQLSCYDQSKQLVLATGYLTDSILTHFVASVFAGGCATVLCQPLDVVKTRLMNSKLEYGGVFHCLTETAKLGPKAFYKGLVPAAIRLIPHTVFTFLFLEQLRQHFGEVVPA
- the slc25a10a gene encoding mitochondrial dicarboxylate carrier isoform X3 → MQDTRVSRWYFGGISSSAAACLTHPLDLIKVHLQTQQEVRLRMTGMAVNVVRREGFLALYSGLSASICRQMTYSLSRFAIYETVRDKLNRENKGFVGGFIGTPADLVNVRMQNDVKLPVELRRNYAHALDGLLRVWREEGVKKLFSGATVASTRGALVSIGQLSCYDQSKQLVLATGYLTDSILTHFVASVFAGGCATVLCQPLDVVKTRLMNSKLEYGGVFHCLTETAKLGPKAFYKGLVPAAIRLIPHTVFTFLFLEQLRQHFGEVVPA